Sequence from the Aquimarina sp. Aq107 genome:
TAATGATCCTTATCTAAAAATTATAGGGAAAGGAATTATTAAAACCTATGAAGGTAGAATCAAACGTGCATTAACAGCATCTAACGAATCTAAAAAATCAAGAAATGAATTAAACACCTTTTTTAAAGGTTTAACTAAATCTCTCCAAGATGCTGATGTAAAACTTTTGGCCGGATCGGATAGTGGCGCTTTTAACTCCTACATCTATTCTGGGATTTCATTACACAAAGAATTAGAAGCAATGGTATCTGCTGGGTTAACTCCATTACAGGCCATACAAACATCAGCATATCATGGGTCTCAATATCTTAAGAAAGATAAAGTTTGTGGAACCATTAAAATAGGAAAAGTTTCTGATTTAGTGATTCTTAATAGTAACCCAATACAAAATATTAAGAATACTCAAGATATTTATAAGGTTATCAAAGGAAAAAAAATCTATGATCCTAAAAACTTGTAACTTGATTAACTCATAATAAAATTATCAGAACTATTTTTTGATCTAAAAAACAATTATTTATGGATGCAATAAAAAAAGTAAAACCATTAGGATTTACCTGGGAAACTCCAGATCCATTTTTGTTCTGTGCCTATCACGAAGATCAATACCCTAAAGGAAATGAAGAATTAGGTCCTGATGCATCTCTTGAAGGAAGAAATATTGGGCAAGATTTCATTCTCAAAGATGGCTGGAGAATGTACCATGGTAATAAAGTACCAGGCTTTCCTGCGCACCCGCATCGCGGATTTGAAACTATAACAATTGTACAAAAAGGACTCGTTGACCACTCTGATTCTTTAGGAGCTGCTGGCCGTTTCGGTAATGGAGATGTACAATGGATGACTGCCGGTAAAGGTGTACAACATTCCGAAATGTTCCCGCTTTTGAATTCAAAAGAAGAGAACCCCTTTTTATTATTTCAGATTTGGCTTAATCTTCCTAAAAGTAAAAAAATGGTCGAACCACATTTTAAAATGCTTTGGAATGAAGAAATACCCATATTAAATATAACTGATGAGTATGAAAGAACAACAGAAATAACCTTAATTTCTGGAAAAATAGAAAATCAAAATGCGGTAGATCCAGCTCCGAATTCTTGGGCATCCAATTCAGAAAACGAAGTTTTAATAGCTACTATAAAAATGGCACCGAATGCCCAATACACATTTAAGAAGGCATCAAAGGGAATAAATCGTTCTATTTTCTTTTTTAAAGGAAGTAAAATTGAAAGTGATGGATATAAAATCCCAGTAAATCATGAACTTGTTACCATAGCTAATAAAGAACTAACAATAAAAAATGGTGATAAAGAATCTCATTTCTTACTTCTTCAAGGAAAACCAATTAACGAAACGGTTGTTAAACAAGGACCTTTCGTAATGAATAGTCAACAAGAAATCAGAGAAGCCATTATAGAATACCAACAAACTCAATTTGGTAAATGGCCCTGGCCTAGCTATGATCACGTGCATAATAGGTCAAAAGGACGTTTTGCCTTGTATCCCGATGGAAGTCAAATTATTAAAGACTCTTAAGTACTCAAAAGCAATACTTTACATATTTATAACTATAGTTTTAAAAGTAGTATCCTTTTAAAACTACTATTAAAATACTATCTTTATTAAAGGGAAGAAAAAAGTTAAGTATTTAAACTGTGAATTCATATGCTAAAAAAAGTACTATATTTCTTCCCGATCTTCCTTTTATTTTTATCTACATTATCATGTTCAAAAGAAATAGTAATCAACGACTTAGAAAAGAAATGGTTAGAGAAAAATGATAGTATTACTGTTGCCATATATCCATATTACCCGCCGTATCAGTTTGTAAATGACCAAAATGAAATTGATGGTATTTTCATCGATTATTTAAAATTGATTGAACAGAAAATTGGTTATAAATTTCAAAAAAAACGCTATGATCACTGGCCCGAATTAATACACGATGTAAAAAACAATACCGTTCAATGTATATTAGAAATCCAAGAAACTAAAGAACGAAAATCATATTTAAACTTTTATGCCCCATTATTTAAGTCCCCTCACGTAATTGTTACTAGAAAGGATGCTAATTTTGGAATTAATATTAATAGTTTAACTGATAAAACTATTGTATTACCAGAAGATTACGCCATTACAGAAATTTTAAAACGTACTTATCCGAATTTTAATATTGTAACTGAAAAAGATGAACAAACCTGTTTAATTAAATTAAACTCTGGAGTCTATGATGCTTACATAGGGCCTAAAGCTTTAGTTAATTATTATATAAGGATAAAGAAATTAAATGATATCGAAATAACTTCAGATACTACCTTAAATTATGAACCAGGTTTTGCCGTTAATAGAACAAACACAACTCTACATAATATTTTTTCTAAAGTACTATCCAGTATAACAAAAGAAGAAAAAGAATCAATCTTAAATAATTGGTACTATAGTAATGTTACCCCTTTCTATCAAACTCCGACTTTCTGGATAATGGTATTCCTAATTACATTATTATTTTTCATTTTAGGAGCGTCTTTCAATGCCTATTTGAAATATAAAATCAAACAGAAAACTGAAGAATTAATAATTGCAAAAGACATTGCTGAAGAAAGTAATCGCTTAAAAACAAACTTTATTTATAATATTCCACAAGAAATAAGAACTCCGATGAATGGAATCATAGGGCTTTCGGAATTTTTAAATGATAACAATCTAAGTGTAGAAGAACGAAAAAAATATACTCAAATGATTATTGGAAATAGTAAAGAACTACTATCCATTATCGATAACATTTTAGAAATTTCACAACTACAGACCAAAAGATTTACCTTAAGACTGATCGAAATCGATCTTCGAGATGTATTTCGCACAATAACTTCACAATATCAAGTAAAAGCAGAAGAAAAAAACATTAGAATTAACATTAAAAGCGAACTTACAAATTCAGAAAATTTAGTTCTAATGGATCGTCCTAAACTAAATAAGATCCTAAATGTTTTTATGGACAATGCTATAAAATATACGGATAACGGAACTATCAATATTTCATATTCTATAGTAGATAGCTTTTTATCTATTTCTATTAAGGATTCTGGAATTGGAATAGAAGAAAAAAAGAAAAACAAAATAATTAATAGCTTAGACCCAATAAACAACCTAATAAATCCTATAGAAAAAAATAATGGGTTAGGATTAGGTCTTACCATTGCCAAAAAAAATGCTGATTTTATTGGTGGTCAAATTACAGTAATAAGTGAGGAAAATGAGGGAACTACTTTTTCATTAAAAGTTCCATATAATCAAGTAAAAAAGAATAATTCTAATACAAAAAACATTACTGGTAAAAATCCTTTAAAAACAGAAAAGAATATCATATTAATTGCAGAAGATGGGGAAACTAACTTTTTGTTTCTTAAGACAATTCTTACCAAAATGAACGATTATGATTTCACAATATATAGAGCAAAAAACGGTCAAGAGGCGGTAACCATTTGTGAAGAAAATGAGAATATTGATTTAGTTCTTATGGATATTAAAATGCCGATTATGAATGGATATGATGCTACCTCCTATATCAAAAAAATGAGACCCAATCTACCTATCATAGCCCAAACTGCTTATTCTATAGAAGAAGATGTACAAAAAGCCTTAGATGCCGGATGTGATGATTTTGTTTCTAAACCTGTAGACAAAAAGATTTTAAAACCGATGCTAAATAAGTATTTCCCATTATTTAAAAATAGAAATAAGACTTCTAACACACACTAGTATATGCTAAAAAAGATAACTCATATTTTTGTTTTCTTATACCTAATAATAGGAATAACATCTTGTTCTGATCAAGATATTCTCGACAAAAAAGAAAGAGATTGGTTAGTAAAACAGGATACCATTTCTGTAGCAGTATATGCATACTATCCTCCTTATCAATTTATAAATAAAAAAGATAGTATCGATGGGATTTTAGTAGATCATTTTGGTCTTATTGAAAATAAAATTGATTATCGTTTTCAAAAAAAGTATTATACCAATTGGTCCAATTTAATCGAAGATGCTCAAAACAAAAAAATCGATATTGTATTAGAAATGCAGGAAACTGCAGGGCGAGAAAAATATCTAAATTTTTACACTAAATTTTTTGAAACCCCTTTCGTTTTAGTAGTTAGAGAAGAAGTCGATAGTACATTAAAATTTAATGATTTTTTGGATAAAAGGATTACAGTTCCTAAAGGATACTCTATAGACGACTATCTTAAAGAAAATTACTCCAACTTAAACATTAAAAATTTTCCTGACGATATCACCTGTCTACTTAAATTACAATCTGGAGAAGCAGATGCATATATTGGTGGAAAAGCAATGGTTAATTATTTAATTAAGTCAGAAGGCATCACCGGTTTAAAAGTAATAACAGAAATTGATTACAGCTATATCCCAAGTATTGCTGTTAATAAAGAAAATAAGATATTAAACGAAATAATAACCAAAGCTACACGTAATATCACCGATGAAGAAAAGCAAGAAATACTCGACAATTGGCTTTTTGATGTTGTAAAACCATTTTACAAAAAACCGAAGTTTTGGATTATTTCATCAATTATATTTTTCACAGCTTTAGCAAGTATTATTTTAGTACACTTTTACTTAAAATTTAAAATCAGACAAAAAACTAAAGAACTTCGAATTGCTAAGGATAAAGCTGAAGAAAGTAATAGGATAAAAACCAATTTTATTCAGAATATCTCGCATGAAATTCGGACTCCTATGAATGGAATTATGGGATTCTCAGAATTATTGAAATCCTCTGCGATAACAGAAGAAGAAAGGCAAGAGTATACTAAAATTATTATTGAGAGTGGTAAAGATTTAATTAACTCTGTTGACAATATTTTAGAAATTTCGGTATTAGAAACAAAACAAAGTAAAATTCGATTTGCGCCAACAAACTTAGAAGAATTGTTCTTAGAATTAATTTCAGAATATTCAACTAAGGCAGATGAAAAAAACCTAAAAATTCAGTTGAACAACGAAATTCCCGAAGAAAAAAACATAATTATTACAGATCATCCTAAACTTTATAAAATACTTGATAGCTTGATTGATAATGGTATTAAATTCACTAATACTGGTTCAATAATAATCTTTTCTTATCTTGTAGAAGATTATGTTGCTATATCCATAAAAGATACTGGGATAGGAATTAAACAAAAAGATCAAGATATTATTTTTAAGAGTTTCTCTCAATCCGAAAAAGAAATCTCTAAAAATTTTGGAGGTCTTGGTTTAGGTCTAGCAATCGCTAAAGAATATACCGACTTAATCGGAGGAAATATTTCCTTTATAAGTAAAGAAAACGAAGGAAGTTCCTTCTTATTAAAAATTCCATATACCCCAATGCAAAATAACGCAGAACTAGCTACTAAAAAAAAGGGAGAAATAATTCCAGAAAAACATGTTGTACTTATTGCTGAAGATGGAGAAATCAACTTCTTATTTTTAAAAACGGTGTTAACCAAAATGATTGATTTCGAATTTATCATTTACCGCGCTAAAAATGGGAAAGAAGCTGTAGAGATATGCGAAGGAAACGAAAAGATTGATTTAGTTTTAATGGATATCAAAATGCCTATTATGGATGGTTATGATGCAACTAAACGTATAAAAAAAATGCGGCCAGATCTTCCAGTTGTTGCTCAGACAGCATATTCTACCGAAGAAGATATAGAAAAAGCCTTAGCAGCGGGATGTGATGACTTTCTTGCTAAACCCGTAGATCGAAAAATATTACGCCCAATATTAGATAAGTACATTTCTATATTTAGAAATAAACAATAGAATCAATAATGTCTTTTGAACATCAGTACGCTGGTTTTTTAAACAGTAAACTATTGTGGAAAAACGCAAGTCTTTTTGAACTTCTTCAATTCGATTTAGTAAACTCAAATAGTAATCTCTCCAAAGAGTATTCTATTAATATTGCACCTAATGAAGTGCTAGGAAAAAGAATTGAACATTTTTTTGAACACTACATACATAGTACAAGTGATTATAAATTGATACTAAAAGGTCTTCAAATATTCAAAAACAAAATAACTATTGGAGAATTAGATTTTATAGTAGAAGATTTGCGTAAAAAAAATATTTTACACATTGAGTTAGTTTATAAATTCTACCTCTATAATCCTAAAAAAAGTACTACTTCGTTAGAAAGATGGATAGGCCCTAATCAAAAAGATAGTTTATTAGAAAAAATAACCAAATTAAAAGAAAAACAATTACCACTACTCTATCGTCCTGAAACTGCATTAAAGCTTAGAGAACTAAATATTGATCCAAACAAGGTACTACAAAAAGTGTGTTTTTATGGAAATTTATTTGTCCCTCTATCCTATAAAAACAAGAAACTTCCGGATCTAAATAATAGTTGTATACAAGGGTTTTGGATACACGAAAAAGATTTTACATCAGATAAGTATGGCTCTCGACAGTATTTCATCCCAGAGAAGAAAGATTGGGTCACACAACCAAAACACAATAGAGTTTGGTACTCTTATATGGCAATACTAGAAGAGCTTCGAATACAACTGATCAAAAAAAAATCTCCATTACTTTGGATAAAAAGTAATGAAGATTCTTTTACCAAGTGTTTTATTGTTTGGTGGTAATAATTTTATGATTATAAGTCATTTATATAACTACCATATAAATCTTTAAACCTAAAACCTTCAGACAATCGATATTTGCTTAATTTTTTATGTTCCACTAATCCCCATAACAAGAATTCTTTCATAAAATAACTATCTTTTTCATCTATATCATCTTGATATTTTTTAATTAGATTATTTAACGGAACAATTTCATCTAATTTTTTCTTGTAGTCTTCTTCAGAAATTTCATCCAAAAGTTCAAAACCGCTTTGTTCAAAAAACCAATCTATTAGCTCTTGATAGGGACTTCTTTCGCTTTCTCTTTCTAACTTCTCAATTTTTGGAAAAAAATCAGAGAATAATGTTTTAATAGAATCAGAAATTAAGGTATGAGCTACAGATGCCGCTCCTTCTTGCTCACCTTCATATACTAACTCAACTTTACCCGTTATTGCCGGAACTACGCCCATAAAATCACTAAGTCTTAATAAAGTCTGTTCATCTCCTGATTTAAGTGCTCTATACTCTGCAGTACTTAATAAATTCTCATACGCAGTAATACTCATTCTAGCACTTACACCACTTTTAGCATCGATGAATTCACTTTCTCTAGCCTGAAAACTAATTTGCTCTAATAAATCCTTTGCTAAATCAGGCACATAAACTAATGTACTTTGTCTAGAATCTAACTTTGCTTCTTGCTGGGTAATTGTTTTGGCAATCTCTATACTTTCGGGATAATGTGTTAGTATCTGAGAGCCAATTCTATCTTTTAGAGGAGTTACAATACTACCTCTATTGGTATAATCCTCTGGATTTGCAGTAAATACAAACTGCATATCTAACGGCAATCTAAGTTTAAATCCTCTTATTTGAATATCTCCTTCTTGCAAAATATTAAACAATGCCACCTGAATACGAGCTTGTAAATCTGGTAACTCATTAATTACAAAAATACAACGATTGGCTCTTGGGATCATCCCAAAATGAATAACTCTATCATCTGCGTAACTTAACTTTAGATTCGCAGCTTTTATTGGATCTACATCACCAATAATATCAGCTACAGTAACATCAGGAGTAGCTAATTTTTCAGCAAACCGATCATTTCTATGCATCCAAGAAATAGGGGTATCATCACCTTTTTCTTCAATCAACGTAACCGCATATCTTGATATCGGGTTAAACGGATCATCATTAATCTCAGATCCAGTTACCACTGGAATCCATTCATCTAATAAATTAATCATTTGTCTTGCTAAACGAGTCTTTGCTTGACCTCGCAAACCTAATAAATTAATATTGTGCCTGGATAATATTGCTCGTTCTAACTCAGGAATAACAGTGTTTTCATATCCATGAATTCCTGTAAAAGTATCCTCGTTATTACCAATCTTAGTTCTTAAATTTTCTCTAAGTTCATCTTTTATACTTCTACTATTATATCCCGATGCTTTTAGTTCTCCGAATGTTTTTATATTCTTAAAATCCATATTTTCTT
This genomic interval carries:
- a CDS encoding pirin family protein → MDAIKKVKPLGFTWETPDPFLFCAYHEDQYPKGNEELGPDASLEGRNIGQDFILKDGWRMYHGNKVPGFPAHPHRGFETITIVQKGLVDHSDSLGAAGRFGNGDVQWMTAGKGVQHSEMFPLLNSKEENPFLLFQIWLNLPKSKKMVEPHFKMLWNEEIPILNITDEYERTTEITLISGKIENQNAVDPAPNSWASNSENEVLIATIKMAPNAQYTFKKASKGINRSIFFFKGSKIESDGYKIPVNHELVTIANKELTIKNGDKESHFLLLQGKPINETVVKQGPFVMNSQQEIREAIIEYQQTQFGKWPWPSYDHVHNRSKGRFALYPDGSQIIKDS
- a CDS encoding response regulator, giving the protein MLKKVLYFFPIFLLFLSTLSCSKEIVINDLEKKWLEKNDSITVAIYPYYPPYQFVNDQNEIDGIFIDYLKLIEQKIGYKFQKKRYDHWPELIHDVKNNTVQCILEIQETKERKSYLNFYAPLFKSPHVIVTRKDANFGININSLTDKTIVLPEDYAITEILKRTYPNFNIVTEKDEQTCLIKLNSGVYDAYIGPKALVNYYIRIKKLNDIEITSDTTLNYEPGFAVNRTNTTLHNIFSKVLSSITKEEKESILNNWYYSNVTPFYQTPTFWIMVFLITLLFFILGASFNAYLKYKIKQKTEELIIAKDIAEESNRLKTNFIYNIPQEIRTPMNGIIGLSEFLNDNNLSVEERKKYTQMIIGNSKELLSIIDNILEISQLQTKRFTLRLIEIDLRDVFRTITSQYQVKAEEKNIRINIKSELTNSENLVLMDRPKLNKILNVFMDNAIKYTDNGTINISYSIVDSFLSISIKDSGIGIEEKKKNKIINSLDPINNLINPIEKNNGLGLGLTIAKKNADFIGGQITVISEENEGTTFSLKVPYNQVKKNNSNTKNITGKNPLKTEKNIILIAEDGETNFLFLKTILTKMNDYDFTIYRAKNGQEAVTICEENENIDLVLMDIKMPIMNGYDATSYIKKMRPNLPIIAQTAYSIEEDVQKALDAGCDDFVSKPVDKKILKPMLNKYFPLFKNRNKTSNTH
- a CDS encoding response regulator translates to MLKKITHIFVFLYLIIGITSCSDQDILDKKERDWLVKQDTISVAVYAYYPPYQFINKKDSIDGILVDHFGLIENKIDYRFQKKYYTNWSNLIEDAQNKKIDIVLEMQETAGREKYLNFYTKFFETPFVLVVREEVDSTLKFNDFLDKRITVPKGYSIDDYLKENYSNLNIKNFPDDITCLLKLQSGEADAYIGGKAMVNYLIKSEGITGLKVITEIDYSYIPSIAVNKENKILNEIITKATRNITDEEKQEILDNWLFDVVKPFYKKPKFWIISSIIFFTALASIILVHFYLKFKIRQKTKELRIAKDKAEESNRIKTNFIQNISHEIRTPMNGIMGFSELLKSSAITEEERQEYTKIIIESGKDLINSVDNILEISVLETKQSKIRFAPTNLEELFLELISEYSTKADEKNLKIQLNNEIPEEKNIIITDHPKLYKILDSLIDNGIKFTNTGSIIIFSYLVEDYVAISIKDTGIGIKQKDQDIIFKSFSQSEKEISKNFGGLGLGLAIAKEYTDLIGGNISFISKENEGSSFLLKIPYTPMQNNAELATKKKGEIIPEKHVVLIAEDGEINFLFLKTVLTKMIDFEFIIYRAKNGKEAVEICEGNEKIDLVLMDIKMPIMDGYDATKRIKKMRPDLPVVAQTAYSTEEDIEKALAAGCDDFLAKPVDRKILRPILDKYISIFRNKQ
- a CDS encoding DUF1853 family protein yields the protein MSFEHQYAGFLNSKLLWKNASLFELLQFDLVNSNSNLSKEYSINIAPNEVLGKRIEHFFEHYIHSTSDYKLILKGLQIFKNKITIGELDFIVEDLRKKNILHIELVYKFYLYNPKKSTTSLERWIGPNQKDSLLEKITKLKEKQLPLLYRPETALKLRELNIDPNKVLQKVCFYGNLFVPLSYKNKKLPDLNNSCIQGFWIHEKDFTSDKYGSRQYFIPEKKDWVTQPKHNRVWYSYMAILEELRIQLIKKKSPLLWIKSNEDSFTKCFIVWW
- a CDS encoding magnesium chelatase: MDFKNIKTFGELKASGYNSRSIKDELRENLRTKIGNNEDTFTGIHGYENTVIPELERAILSRHNINLLGLRGQAKTRLARQMINLLDEWIPVVTGSEINDDPFNPISRYAVTLIEEKGDDTPISWMHRNDRFAEKLATPDVTVADIIGDVDPIKAANLKLSYADDRVIHFGMIPRANRCIFVINELPDLQARIQVALFNILQEGDIQIRGFKLRLPLDMQFVFTANPEDYTNRGSIVTPLKDRIGSQILTHYPESIEIAKTITQQEAKLDSRQSTLVYVPDLAKDLLEQISFQARESEFIDAKSGVSARMSITAYENLLSTAEYRALKSGDEQTLLRLSDFMGVVPAITGKVELVYEGEQEGAASVAHTLISDSIKTLFSDFFPKIEKLERESERSPYQELIDWFFEQSGFELLDEISEEDYKKKLDEIVPLNNLIKKYQDDIDEKDSYFMKEFLLWGLVEHKKLSKYRLSEGFRFKDLYGSYINDL